From a region of the Lactuca sativa cultivar Salinas chromosome 4, Lsat_Salinas_v11, whole genome shotgun sequence genome:
- the LOC111912930 gene encoding cytochrome P450 CYP82D47, with amino-acid sequence MDLHSLQQNYTFLLGIGAVVVVLNFLSLITKTRKNNAVPKASGARPILGHLNLFGGSSGPPHIALGSLALKHGPIFTVRLGVRKVLVVNSWEIAKELFTTHDVTISSRPKFTAAKILGYNYAMFGVTPYGPYWREMRKIASLQLLSNRRLEQLKDVRESELENSIRKMHELWKEKKDARGKVLVDMKKWFGEFDMNVMLRMVVGKRCTEAKNVEEENDMNNYGKVFREFFHFLGLFVVGDALPFLGWLDLGGHVKAMKRVAKEIDCITGKWLDEHRRKRGCVEVIEDKDYMDVMISAVETGGLTDYDADAVIKSTCLDIIASSADTITATLTWTLSLLLNNPFALQNVQEEIDKHVGKGRRVNDLDISKLVYLQAIVKESLRLYPAAPLGAPREFSEDCIVAGYHVPKGTWLIVNIWKIQHDPEIWSDPSEFRPERFLSGGTHAHVEVKGTNFELIPFGAGRRSCPGLAFSLQMLHIVLATLLQNFDMSSPNDSIIDMTESVGLINAKASPLKVQIVPRLPSNNW; translated from the exons ATGGATCTCCACTCCTTGCAACAAAATTATACTTTCTTACTTGGAATTGGAGCTGTAGTTGTGGTCCTTAATTTCTTATCGCTCATCACTAAAACTCGTAAAAACAATGCTGTACCTAAAGCAAGTGGTGCAAGGCCAATACTAGGGCATTTGAACCTCTTTGGAGGATCATCCGGTCCTCCCCACATAGCATTGGGATCCTTGGCTTTAAAACATGGACCAATCTTTACAGTTCGTCTAGGAGTCCGTAAAGTATTGGTAGTGAATAGTTGGGAGATTGCTAAAGAGCTTTTCACCACCCATGATGTAACTATCTCCTCTCGCCCCAAGTTTACAGCTGCTAAGATTTTGGGATATAACTACGCCATGTTTGGAGTCACTCCTTATGGTCCATACTGGCGAGAAATGCGTAAGATTGCTTCCCTTCAACTGCTATCAAACCGTCGCCTTGAGCAACTAAAGGATGTTCGTGAGTCTGAACTGGAGAACTCTATCAGAAAAATGCATGAGCTATGGAAGGAGAAGAAAGATGCGAGGGGGAAAGTATTGGTTGATATGAAGAAATGGTTTGGGGAATTTGATATGAATGTGATGCTTAGAATGGTAGTTGGTAAACGGTGTACGGAGGCTAAAAACGTTGAAGAGGAAAATGACATGAACAATTATGGTAAAGTGTTTAGGGAATTTTTTCATTTCTTGGGGCTTTTTGTGGTGGGAGATGCACTTCCTTTCCTTGGGTGGTTGGATTTAGGTGGTCATGTAAAAGCCATGAAAAGAGTTGCAAAAGAAATTGATTGCATAACTGGGAAGTGGTTGGACGAGCATAGGAGGAAGAGGGGTTGTGTGGAGGTTATTGAGGATAAGGATTACATGGATGTGATGATCTCTGCTGTAGAAACCGGAGGCTTGACAGATTATGATGCTGACGCGGTTATTAAGTCTACATGCTTG GATATCATTGCTAGTAGTGCGGATACCATCACAGCCACCCTGACATGGACACTTTCACTGTTATTAAATAATCCCTTTGCTCTGCAAAACGTTCAAGAGGAAATAGACAAGCATGTTGGAAAGGGTAGACGAGTTAATGATTTAGATATTAGCAAACTAGTCTACCTCCAAGCTATTGTGAAGGAGTCACTGAGGTTATACCCAGCAGCACCACTTGGAGCTCCAAGAGAATTTTCAGAAGATTGCATTGTAGCTGGGTACCATGTCCCAAAAGGCACATGGTTGATTGTCAACATATGGAAGATCCAACATGACCCGGAAATCTGGTCAGATCCATCGGAATTTAGGCCTGAGAGGTTCCTTTCTGGGGGGACTCATGCACATGTAGAGGTGAAGGGGACAAACTTTGAGTTAATTCCATTTGGTGCTGGAAGAAGGTCTTGTCCCGGGTTAGCTTTTTCACTTCAGATGTTGCACATTGTGTTGGCTACTTTGCTACAAAATTTTGACATGTCATCGCCTAACGATTCAATTATAGATATGACTGAAAGTGTCGGATTAATAAATGCCAAGGCTTCTCCCCTTAAAGTTCAAATCGTGCCTCGTTTGCCATCTAATAATTGGTGA
- the LOC111912929 gene encoding cytochrome P450 CYP82D47, producing MDLNSFQHNCTLLLGIGAVVVVLHFLLFFRKTGKKNAAPKASGAWPIIGHLNLFGGSSGPTHIALGSMAVKHGPIFTVRLGVRKVLVVNSWEIAKELFTTHDLTISTRPKFTAAKILGYNYAMFGVTPYGPYWREMRKIASLQLLSSRRLEQLKDVRVSELENSIRNMHELWKEKKDAKGKVLVDMKKWFGEFDMNVMLRMVVGKRCSGAKTREEENDMNRYGEVFSAFFHFLGLFVVADTLPFLGWLDLGGQVKAMKRVAKEIDCITGKWLDEHRRKRGCVEVIEDKDYMDVMISAVETGGLTDYDADAVIKSTCLDIIASSADTITVTLTWTLSLLLNNPSTLQKVQEEIDKHVGQGRGVNDSDISKLVYLQAIVKESLRLYPAAPLGAPREFLEDCTVAGYHVPKGTWLIVNIWKLQHDPEIWSDPSEFKPERFLYGTHAHVDVKGTNFELIPFGAGRRSCPGLAFSLQMLHIVLATLLQNFDMSSPDNSTIDMTESVGLINAKASPLEVQIFPRLPSYNW from the exons ATGGATCTCAACTCCTTTCAACATAATTGTACTCTCTTACTTGGAATTGGAGCTGTAGTTGTGGTCCTTCATTTCTTATTGTTCTTCCGTAAAACTGGTAAAAAGAACGCTGCACCTAAAGCAAGTGGTGCATGGCCAATAATAGGCCATTTGAATCTCTTTGGAGGATCATCCGGTCCTACCCACATAGCATTGGGATCCATGGCTGTAAAACATGGACCAATATTTACGGTTCGTCTAGGAGTCCGTAAAGTATTGGTAGTGAATAGTTGGGAGATTGCTAAAGAGCTTTTTACTACCCATGATCTAACTATCTCCACTCGCCCCAAGTTTACAGCTGCTAAGATTTTGGGATATAACTACGCCATGTTTGGAGTCACTCCTTATGGTCCATACTGGCGAGAAATGCGTAAGATTGCTTCTCTTCAGCTGTTATCAAGCCGTCGCCTAGAGCAGCTAAAGGATGTTCGTGTGTCTGAACTGGAGAACTCTATCAGAAACATGCATGAGCTATGGAAGGAGAAGAAAGATGCAAAGGGGAAAGTGTTGGTTGATATGAAGAAATGGTTTGGGGAATTTGATATGAATGTGATGCTTAGAATGGTAGTTGGTAAACGGTGTAGCGGGGCTAAAACCCGTGAAGAGGAGAATGACATGAACAGGTATGGTGAAGTGTTTAGTGCATTTTTTCATTTCTTGGGGCTTTTTGTTGTCGCGGATACACTTCCTTTCCTTGGGTGGTTGGATTTGGGTGGTCAAGTAAAGGCCATGAAAAGAGTTGCAAAAGAAATTGATTGCATAACTGGGAAGTGGTTGGACGAGCATAGGAGGAAGAGGGGTTGTGTGGAGGTTATTGAGGATAAGGATTACATGGATGTGATGATCTCTGCTGTAGAAACCGGAGGCTTGACAGATTATGATGCTGACGCGGTTATTAAGTCTACTTGCTTG GATATCATTGCTAGTAGTGCGGATACCATCACTGTCACGCTAACATGGACGCTCTCACTGTTATTGAACAATCCCAGTACTCTCCAAAAGGTTCAAGAGGAAATAGACAAACATGTTGGACAGGGTAGAGGAGTTAATGATTCAGATATTAGCAAACTAGTCTACCTCCAAGCTATTGTGAAGGAGTCACTGAGGTTATACCCAGCAGCACCACTTGGAGCTCCAAGAGAATTTTTAGAAGATTGCACTGTAGCTGGGTATCATGTCCCAAAAGGCACATGGTTGATTGTCAACATATGGAAGCTCCAACATGACCCAGAAATCTGGTCAGACCCATCAGAATTTAAGCCTGAGAGGTTCCTTTATGGGACTCATGCACATGTAGATGTTAAGGGGACAAACTTTGAGTTAATCCCATTTGGTGCTGGAAGAAGGTCTTGTCCCGGGTTAGCTTTTTCACTTCAGATGTTACACATTGTGTTAGCTACTTTGCTACAAAACTTTGACATGTCATCGCCCGACAATTCTACTATAGATATGACTGAAAGTGTCGGATTAATAAATGCCAAGGCTTCTCCCCTTGAAGTTCAAATCTTCCCACGTTTGCCATCTTATAATTGGTGA